A window from Pseudomonas moraviensis encodes these proteins:
- a CDS encoding TolC family outer membrane protein, translating into MRVLTPLCSAVLLAMACTSQAQAMNLTEAIQSTIATHPELASRVDARLSADEQVKVAKGGFYPSVDLNAAYGRGYSDNTNTRAFGNHNTEILNYTQSELRLRQMIFDGFNTANEVERTKGVSNSRAYYAQGTAQDLALRTIEVYLEVLKRRELVTLAKNNLQAHLRVNDQIGLRTERGIGSTADSDQSVARRALAQNNLDTAEVDLADAESNFYSVVGRMPDELETPASTRGELPPDLREAQQSMVDNNPYLKSAQADVQSAESQYEVAKSPFYPRFDAEAAVGANNNVQGDEGHDNEWRVGVVMNYNLFRGGSDKARLAANAHDINQAMDIRNNALRQLNENIRLAWNAMENAKKQTPTAREYAETTKRVRAAYQDQFGLGQRTLLDLLDSENELYNANRRYTEIRYTEEYSMYRVLANMGQLLSKQRVVLPADAIATTEVKNQARLPELK; encoded by the coding sequence ATGCGCGTTTTAACCCCCCTCTGCAGCGCGGTTTTGCTGGCCATGGCTTGCACTTCCCAAGCCCAGGCGATGAACCTCACCGAGGCGATTCAAAGCACTATCGCCACCCACCCGGAACTGGCTTCGCGCGTGGACGCTCGCCTGTCGGCAGATGAACAGGTGAAAGTGGCCAAGGGCGGGTTCTATCCGTCGGTCGACTTGAACGCTGCCTACGGTCGCGGCTACAGCGACAACACCAACACCCGCGCCTTCGGTAATCACAACACCGAAATTCTCAATTACACCCAATCGGAGCTGCGCTTGCGGCAGATGATCTTCGACGGGTTCAACACCGCCAACGAGGTCGAGCGCACCAAGGGCGTGTCCAACTCCCGCGCCTATTACGCGCAAGGCACCGCACAGGATCTGGCCCTGCGCACCATTGAGGTCTACCTCGAAGTACTCAAGCGTCGTGAGCTGGTGACGCTGGCCAAGAACAACCTGCAGGCGCACTTGCGGGTCAACGATCAGATCGGCCTGCGCACCGAGCGCGGCATTGGCAGCACCGCAGACTCCGATCAATCGGTCGCCCGTCGTGCGCTGGCGCAGAACAACCTCGACACCGCCGAGGTCGATCTGGCCGATGCCGAATCGAATTTCTACAGTGTGGTCGGACGCATGCCCGACGAGCTGGAAACCCCGGCCTCGACCCGTGGCGAACTGCCGCCGGACCTGCGTGAAGCGCAGCAGAGCATGGTCGACAACAACCCGTACCTGAAATCGGCCCAGGCTGACGTGCAGTCCGCCGAGAGCCAGTACGAAGTGGCCAAGTCGCCGTTCTATCCACGCTTTGACGCGGAGGCGGCAGTCGGCGCCAACAACAACGTGCAGGGCGATGAAGGCCACGACAACGAATGGCGGGTTGGCGTGGTGATGAACTACAACCTGTTCCGTGGCGGCAGCGACAAGGCACGTCTGGCCGCGAATGCCCACGACATCAACCAGGCGATGGACATCCGCAACAACGCCCTGCGTCAGCTCAACGAGAATATCCGTCTGGCCTGGAACGCCATGGAAAACGCCAAGAAGCAGACGCCGACCGCCCGCGAATACGCCGAGACCACCAAACGCGTGCGCGCCGCTTATCAGGACCAGTTCGGCCTCGGCCAACGCACCCTGCTCGACCTGCTCGACAGCGAAAACGAGCTGTACAACGCCAACCGTCGCTACACCGAAATCCGCTACACCGAGGAATACTCGATGTACCGCGTCTTGGCGAACATGGGCCAACTGCTGAGCAAACAACGCGTAGTGCTGCCGGCTGATGCGATTGCCACCACCGAAGTGAAAAACCAGGCGCGCCTGCCCGAGTTGAAATAG